CCCGCTCGGCGGGTACTGCGCACAGGCCGCCGCGACCGCCCTGTCAAATTCCGCGTCGGTAGCGCCTTCGAGGTTCATGAGGGCGAAGCGGACGGCGTTCCAGAGTTTGTTGCAGAAGTTTCGGCCCATGTCGAACTTGGGGCTGGTGTTGCGGCCGGTGGCTGCGTCCTTCTGGACCGGCAGGCGGACGTCCTGCGTCTCGGTCGTCATGTAGGCAAGGGTGAAGCGGAGGGCGTCGGCGCCGTGCGTCGCGACGATGTCGAGCGGGTCCACGCCGTTGCCCAGCGACTTTTTCATCGGCCGGCCTTCGCCGTCCTGGATCATCGCATGGATATAGACATCCCTGAACGGGACTTCGCCGCGGCAGTAGAGGCCCATCATCACCATCCGGGCGACCCAGAGAGTGATGATCTCGCGCGCGGTCACCAGGACGTCCGTCGGATAGAACGCCTTCAGGTCCGACGCCTCCTTCTTCTCCTCCTCCGGCCAGCCGAGGGTCGAGAACGGCCACAGCGCCGACGAGAACCAGGTGTCGAGGACGTCGGGGTCCTGCGCGAGGAGGTGGCCTGGAATCGCGTCCGCCGCCAAGTCCTCCTCCCGCGCGCAAACCAGAAAACCGCCGCGCGTCTCGTCCGCGCGCCAGGCGATGCCGTCGCGCCCGCCGAACGCCTTCTCGAGGTTCTTCTGCGTGCACGCCGGGCAACTCCAGATCGGAATGCGGTGGCCCCACCAGAGTTGCCGGCTGATGCACCAGTCGCGCTTCTGCGAGAGCCAATCGAGATAGCCTTGCGCGTAGCGCTCGGGGTGGAACTTGACGTGCGGCTCGCTGCCGTCCTTGGGCTCGACGGCCTTCATCGCCGCCTCCGCCAAATCCGCCATTCGCACGAACCACTGGTCCGAGAGGTACGGCTCGATGGGCGTCTTGGAGCGGTCGGAGTGGCCGATGTCCGTCTCGTAGTCCTCGACCTTCTCCACCAGTCCCTGCGCTTCGAGGTCCGCCACAACCTTCTCGCGCGCCTCGTAGCGGCCCATTCCGGCATACGGGCCGCCGCTCGAGTTGATGTGCCCGTCGGGCGTCAGGATGTTGATCATCTCCAGGCCGTGCCTCAGGCCCGTCTCGTAGTCGTTCGGGTCGTGGGCGGGCGTGACCTTGACGCACCCGGACCCGAACGTCGGGTCCACGAGTTTCCCGTCGGCGATGACGGGAATCTCGCGTCCGAGGAGCGGCAGGATGACGGTCCGGCCGACGAGGTCCTTGTAGCGCGGGTCGTCCGGGTGGACGGCGACGGCCGTGTCGCCCAGCATCGTCTCGGGCCGCGTCGTCGCCACCGTGACGAACCGCCCCCGCGCACCCTTCACGGGGTACCGCACGTGCCAGAGGTGGCCCTTGACCTTTTCGTGGTACACTTCGTCGTCGGCGACGGCCGTTTGAAGGTGGGTGTCCCAGTTGACGAGTCGCTTGCCGCGGTAAATGAGGCCGTCGGCGAACATTTTGAAGAACGCGGCGCGGACGGCGCGGGCGCAGGTGTCGTCGAGGGTGAATCGCGTGCGCTGCCAGTCGCACGAGCATCCGATGCGCCGGAGTTGCTCGAGGATGAGGTCGCCGCTCCGCTGGCGCCAGGCCCAGATGCGCCGGACGAGTTCTTCGCGGCCGACGTCGTGGCGCGTCTTCTTTTCCTCCTCGAACATTCGGCGTTCGACGACCGCCTGCGTGGCGATCCCCGCGTGGTCGGTCCCGGGGAGCCAGAGGGTCTTTCGGCCCTGCATCCGGCGCCAGCGCACGAGAATGTCCTGGAGCGTGTTGTTGAGGGCGTGGCCGAGGTGCAGCCGGTCGGTGACGTTCGGCGGCGGGATGACGATGGTGAACGGCCGGCCGGGCGCGTCGGGCTCGGCATGGAAATATCCGCCGCGCTCCCATGCCGCGTAGATGCGCTCCTCGACCGAGGCCGGGTCGTACACCTTCGCCGGGGCGTTCGGGCCGCCGTTTTCCTCCGGCCGGGCCGTCGGCGCCTCAGCCATGGGCTCTCTCCTCGTCCTTCGTCAGTTTGTACGCGATGCTGTCCACCAGGGCCTGCCAGGAGGCGTCGATGATGTTCTCCGAGACGCCGACCGTCCCCCAGTGTTCCTCATGGTCCTTCGATTCGATGACGACGCGGACGCTCGCGGCCGTGCCGGCGCCGGAGTTGATGACGCGGACCTTGTAGTCCGTCAGGCTCATCTCCGCCAGCGTCGGGTACGCGGGGACGAGGGCTTTGCGCAGGGCGCCGTCGAGGGCGTTGACGGGGCCGTCGCCCTCGGCCACAGTGTGTTGCCAACGGTCGGCCACGCGCAGTTTCACCGTCGCCTCGGTGACGGGCGGCCGGTCGTCGTCCTTCTTAATGGCCACCGAGTAGTGGTCGAGGTCGAAGAACGTCCTTCCGGTTCCCGCGAGCCGGCGCACGAGGAGGACGAACGAGGCCTCGGCCGCCTCGAACTGGTATCCGAGGTTTTCGAGGCGCTGGACCTCCTCCAGGACATGGTCGCGCAGCGAAGAGTCGGCTTCGAGGCCGGCGGCGGCGACCTTCGCCAGAATCGTTCCGCGCCCCGACAGTTCGCTCACCAGGATCCGCCGCGTGTTCCCCACGCGCCGCGGGTCCACGTGCTCGTAGGTCCGCTCGTCGCGTGCGACGGCCGAGGCGTGCATCCCGCCCTTGTGGGCGAACGCGCTCGGGCCGACGTAAGGCTGCCCCGGAACGAGCATCATGTTGGCCGTCTCATACACGAACCGCGACACCTCCGTCAGGCTCGCGAGGTTCTCCGGCCCGAGGCACGCGAAGCCCATCTTCAGTTCGAGGTTCGGAACGACCGCGCAGAGGTCCGCGTTGCCGCAACGCTCCCCAAGGCCGTTGACGGTCCCCTGGACCTGCCGGCATCCGGCGCGAACGGCCGCCAGCGTGTTCGCGACCGCCAGGCCCCCGTCGTTGTGCGCGTGGATGCCCAGCCGCCCGCCGACCTCCCGCAGGACGCGGGCCGTCGTCTCGGCAACATCCTCCGCGAGCGCGCCGCCGTTCGTATCGCAGAGGACGATCCAGTCGGCGCCGGCGTCTTTCGCGGCGGCAAGCACCCGCAGGACGTAGTCGGCATTGGCCCGGCAGCCGTCGAAGAAATGCTCGGCGTCGAAGAAGACCTCGCGGCCGGCTTCTTTCATAAGGCGGACCGAGTCGCCGACCATCGCCAGGTTCTCCTCCAGGTCCGCCCGGAGGACCTTCGTCACGTGGAAGTCCCAGACCTTGCCGACGAGGGCGACGGCGGGCGTCCCGGCCGCGAGGAGCGATCGCAGCGTCGCGTCCTGGTCGGCACGGGCGCCTTTGCGGCGCGTCATGCCGAACGCGACCAGCGTGGCGCGCTTGAGCGGCTGGCGGCGAAGCGCCTCGAAGACCGCCTCCTCTTTCGGATTCGCGACCGGGTAGCCCGCCTCGATGTAATGGACGCCGAGCGAGTCCAGTTGGCGGGCGATCTCCAACTTGTCCTGGAGGCTGAAACTGACGCCCTCGCCCTGGGCCCCGTCCCGCAACGTCGTATCGTAAACTGTTATCTCGTTCATGGCTCGCGTTCCTGATTCCCGCTCCCCTTTCCGGCTCCGTCCTGCGGACTACGCCGGGACAAGCCGCCTTCGCGGAAGAGGTCCCGCAGATTCGTCCCGAAAAACCGGGACTCATCTGCGGGCGTTAACCGATTGTTTTCGCTTTCTGCATTCTGCACTCTGCGTTAAGCAAAAAGCCCCGGAGCCTCTCAGGCTCCAGGGCGTTGGCTGCTTGGCCTAGCCTACGCCCGGGGCCCTCCCGCCGATACGATGACGCCCGCGATGCCGGCGCGCGCGGCACCCGCAGTCCGATCGAGGCTCCCGCCAAACCCTCTCTCGCCGCGTGCCGACACGCCGCACCTCCCGGGCGTCGCCCCGGCATAGCCGGGCTCTGCCCTGGCGAAGCCGGGCCACCCGGCCCCGTCTATTCGACAAGGCAGTATACCATCGGCCGGCAGGGGGTCAAATCTTTATTCGCAGAAAATACCCCTTGGATATTTTTCGAATCCGCAACACGAACGACCGGGCCGCGGGTTAATACCAACAGGCCTCAAATTTCCGGAGGTCGGGACGCGATGCAACCGGCAGACCTCAGCCAGATGTGTTTCCGCGCTTGGGCCGTCGCCCTGGCGCTGGCCGTCGCGCTGGCGGCGACCGCCCTCGCGGGCGATTGGCCTCAGTGGGGCGGACGCGACGAACGCAACATGGTCGCCGACGCCCAGGGTCTGGCCGACCGTTTCCAGCCGAGAGAGACTCCCGACGCGGAGCACGCCGCCGAAACCGGCGACCCGCCCGCGCCGCGAAACGTGAAGTGGTCGGCCGCCCTCGGGTCGCAGTCCTACGGCAACCCGACGGTCTCCGGCGGCCGGGTCTTCGTCGGCACGAACAACACCCGGCCGCGCGATCCGCGGTTCGACGAAGACCGCTGCGTCGTCCTGTGCTTCCGCGAGAGCGACGGCGAGTTCCTCTGGCAACTGGCCGTCCCGAAGATCCCCGAGAAGGACAAGTTTAACGGCGACTTCAAGGAACTCGGCATCACGTCCTCCCCCACCCTCGAGGGCGACCGCATTTACCTCGTCACGAACCGCTGCGAAGTGCTCTGCCTGGACGCCAAGGGGTTGGCCGACGGCAACGACGGGCCCTTCACGGACGAGGCGCAATACCTCGCCACGCCGAAGGACCACACCCTCACGGAGGGGCCGGACGGCCCGGTCGTCGCGTTCACGCCCGGCGACCCCGTCGCCCTCGGGCGCGCCGACGCCGACATCCTCTGGCGATTCGACATGGTCCGCGAGGTCAAGCCCTGGGTCCAGGACGCCTCGAATTGCTCCATCCTAATCCACGGAAATTATCTGTATGTGAATACATCGAACGGCGTGGACAAGTCGCACAACCATCTGCCGAGCCCCAAGGCCCCGAGCCTCATCGCGCTGGACAAGCGCACGGGCGCCCTGGCGGCGGTGGACGACGCCGACATCGGGCCGCGGATTTTTCACGGCCAATGGTCGTCGCCCTCGTTGGGCATCGTGAACGGCCAGCCGCTTCTTTTCTTCGGCGGCGGCGACGGCGTCTGCTACGCCTTCGACCCCGAGCCCGCGGCCGGCAAGGACGGCGCCCCGGGAACCCTCCGGAAGGTCTGGTGGTTCGACTGCAATCCGCCGGAACTGAGGTCCCGCAACTCCAAGCCGATCCCCTACACGGCCAAGGGCGACGGGCCCAGCGAGATCATCGGAACACCCGTCTTCCACAACAACCGCGTCTATGTCACGGTCGGCCAGGACCCGCGCCACGGCATGGGCAAAGGCTGCCTCTCCTGCATCGACGCCACCGGCACGGGCGACATCAGCCAATCGGGCAAGGTCTGGACCTACACCGGCCTCGACCGGTCCCTCTCGACGCCCTCCATCGCGGACGGCCTGCTCTACGTCGCCGACTTCACCGGCATCCTCCACTGCCTCGATGCCGAGACGGGCGCGTGTTACTGGAAACACGACACCGGCTCGCGCGTCTGGGCCTCGACGCTCGTGGCCGACGGCAAGGTGTACCTCGGCACGGAGAAGGGCGACCTCTGGGTCCTCGCCGCCGGGAAGGAGTGCAAGGTCCTCAGCCGCATCCGCATGGGGTGCCCGGTGTACGCGACGCCGATCGTCGCCGACGGCGTCCTGTACGTCGCCTCGCAGAAGCGGCTCTACGCCGTCCAGGCCGGGTGCCCGTAGGCGGCCCTCAGACGGCGGGCGGCAGGCCGGATGCTTCCTCCGGAACGGTCGCCGGCGGCGCGATGACCGTCATTCGCCGCCAACGCCCGCTCAGGAACCGCCCCCACATCGCCAGCCCGAGCACGATCACGTACGCCGACGCCGCCGACCACGGCCCGAAGATGCCCCACTCGGGCTTGAGGTAGGCGACGAGCGACGCGCCGCTCAGACCCACGCCGTAGGCGAGCGCCAGTTGCATCGCGCCCGGCCAGAGCGTGTCGCCCGCCCCGCGAAGGGCGCCGATGAAGATGACGCTGAGGGCGTCGAACGCCTGGCAAATCAGAATGAAGATGACGGCCTGCGTCGCGATCGCCTGGACGACCGGATCGGCCTCGGCGTTGAAGAGCCTGACGAGCGGCTCGCGCAGCAGCCAGATGCCGATGCCGCACGCGACCATGTACGTCTCGACGAGGACGAGGCCGGCGTGCGCCCGCCGCCAGGCGAGCGCCGGCTGACGAGCCCCGCAGTACCGCCCGACGATGGCCGACACGGCCGCGCTCACGCCGAACGCCGGCATGAAGCACAGGTGCCAGTAGCGGTTCAGGATGTTCGTCGCCGCAATCGCCTCGGTGCCGAACCGGCCGATGATGCCCGCCATGAAGATCGTCCACATCAGGAGGTCGCCGACGAACATCGCACCCGCGGGGCTTCCGATCCGCAGGAGGTCCGCGAGTTCCCGCCGCGCGAGAGCCCACTGACGCCGCGTCGCGTACTCGCGCGCCATCGGGCCCGCCAGGAAGACGGCCCCGAGGATCGCCGCCTCCGTGGCGAACCCCGCGACCGTCCCGAGTCCAGCGCCCGCGAGTCCCATCGCCGGAAAACCGAAGTGCCCGAAGATCAGGACGTAGTTCGCCCCCACGTTGACCAGGTTTGCCGCGACCCCCGCCACGAGCGTGATCGCCGGCCGGTGCATCCCGACGAACCAGGCCCCGAGCGCGCGGGCCGACAGGTTGAACGCCGCCCCCCCGACGAGGATCTGATAGTAAAGCGTCTCCTGGCGCGTCACCTCCGGCGCGTGGCCGAACAGGGGGAAAAGATGCGGCGCCGCCGGAATCGCCACCACCGCCAGCAACGCCGCCGCCCCCCACCCCAGCCAGAGGCCCTGCCACGCGTACCGGGCGGCGCGCTCCGGACGCCCGGCGCCGAGGTTCTGCGCGGCAAAGGTGCTCACACATCCCAATAGCCCCATAAAAAAACAAACCGTCGTGAACGCCGAAATGCCACCGCCCAGTTGCGCCGAGAACGCCTCCGTCCCCACCCGCGACACCATCACCCCGTCCACGAACTGCATCACCGTGTAACTGATGGTATTCAGAACCGTCGGCACCGCGAGGCGCACCACCTCGCCGACGCCCCACAGCCTCCGCCCGTCGGCCGCCCGAGCGCCCGCCTTCAGGTTGTCGAGAAAACCGCCCACACGCCTCTCCCGCTCGCCCCCAAACTCCCGCCCAGTATAGCCGCACCCCCGCCGCCGGGCCAGAAGGGTGCGCCAGGATTTTCTGGCATCTAGCGAGGGCGCGACGTGTGGGCAGTGTGGCACGGCCGGTCTTGCCCGGCCGTGCGTCCCGGCGCGCCTGTTCCATTGGGACCGGCGCACGGCGGGACTCGTGCTTCGTAGCGAAGTAGCACTTCGCTACTTCGCAGAGTAGCACAAGACCCGCCGTGCCACGCAAGTTGCCTGTTGTGCTTTTGCTAAGTGCCAGA
The Planctomycetota bacterium DNA segment above includes these coding regions:
- a CDS encoding valine--tRNA ligase, with amino-acid sequence MAEAPTARPEENGGPNAPAKVYDPASVEERIYAAWERGGYFHAEPDAPGRPFTIVIPPPNVTDRLHLGHALNNTLQDILVRWRRMQGRKTLWLPGTDHAGIATQAVVERRMFEEEKKTRHDVGREELVRRIWAWRQRSGDLILEQLRRIGCSCDWQRTRFTLDDTCARAVRAAFFKMFADGLIYRGKRLVNWDTHLQTAVADDEVYHEKVKGHLWHVRYPVKGARGRFVTVATTRPETMLGDTAVAVHPDDPRYKDLVGRTVILPLLGREIPVIADGKLVDPTFGSGCVKVTPAHDPNDYETGLRHGLEMINILTPDGHINSSGGPYAGMGRYEAREKVVADLEAQGLVEKVEDYETDIGHSDRSKTPIEPYLSDQWFVRMADLAEAAMKAVEPKDGSEPHVKFHPERYAQGYLDWLSQKRDWCISRQLWWGHRIPIWSCPACTQKNLEKAFGGRDGIAWRADETRGGFLVCAREEDLAADAIPGHLLAQDPDVLDTWFSSALWPFSTLGWPEEEKKEASDLKAFYPTDVLVTAREIITLWVARMVMMGLYCRGEVPFRDVYIHAMIQDGEGRPMKKSLGNGVDPLDIVATHGADALRFTLAYMTTETQDVRLPVQKDAATGRNTSPKFDMGRNFCNKLWNAVRFALMNLEGATDAEFDRAVAAACAQYPPSGVPGRPLVQLALQLPDRWILSRSEKILHKVEQELESFHFQGGLFLLYEFFWGDFCDWYLEAIKPRLSDPTTKVIPARVMAFVLDRALRMLHPYMPFVTEAAWEGLSAALPDRSLPGLAVLPPSKRLIVAEWPRREFRLEGEGSELIRQLANAVKVDIGPQIVKPPHSASDVQGECEVYVPLEGLIDFEAERKRLEDRIGKERAFLGGIEKKLANEKFVERAPAEVVERERARADEVRATIAALEKNLADLA
- the cimA gene encoding citramalate synthase yields the protein MNEITVYDTTLRDGAQGEGVSFSLQDKLEIARQLDSLGVHYIEAGYPVANPKEEAVFEALRRQPLKRATLVAFGMTRRKGARADQDATLRSLLAAGTPAVALVGKVWDFHVTKVLRADLEENLAMVGDSVRLMKEAGREVFFDAEHFFDGCRANADYVLRVLAAAKDAGADWIVLCDTNGGALAEDVAETTARVLREVGGRLGIHAHNDGGLAVANTLAAVRAGCRQVQGTVNGLGERCGNADLCAVVPNLELKMGFACLGPENLASLTEVSRFVYETANMMLVPGQPYVGPSAFAHKGGMHASAVARDERTYEHVDPRRVGNTRRILVSELSGRGTILAKVAAAGLEADSSLRDHVLEEVQRLENLGYQFEAAEASFVLLVRRLAGTGRTFFDLDHYSVAIKKDDDRPPVTEATVKLRVADRWQHTVAEGDGPVNALDGALRKALVPAYPTLAEMSLTDYKVRVINSGAGTAASVRVVIESKDHEEHWGTVGVSENIIDASWQALVDSIAYKLTKDEERAHG
- a CDS encoding PQQ-binding-like beta-propeller repeat protein gives rise to the protein MQPADLSQMCFRAWAVALALAVALAATALAGDWPQWGGRDERNMVADAQGLADRFQPRETPDAEHAAETGDPPAPRNVKWSAALGSQSYGNPTVSGGRVFVGTNNTRPRDPRFDEDRCVVLCFRESDGEFLWQLAVPKIPEKDKFNGDFKELGITSSPTLEGDRIYLVTNRCEVLCLDAKGLADGNDGPFTDEAQYLATPKDHTLTEGPDGPVVAFTPGDPVALGRADADILWRFDMVREVKPWVQDASNCSILIHGNYLYVNTSNGVDKSHNHLPSPKAPSLIALDKRTGALAAVDDADIGPRIFHGQWSSPSLGIVNGQPLLFFGGGDGVCYAFDPEPAAGKDGAPGTLRKVWWFDCNPPELRSRNSKPIPYTAKGDGPSEIIGTPVFHNNRVYVTVGQDPRHGMGKGCLSCIDATGTGDISQSGKVWTYTGLDRSLSTPSIADGLLYVADFTGILHCLDAETGACYWKHDTGSRVWASTLVADGKVYLGTEKGDLWVLAAGKECKVLSRIRMGCPVYATPIVADGVLYVASQKRLYAVQAGCP
- a CDS encoding MATE family efflux transporter, with protein sequence MGGFLDNLKAGARAADGRRLWGVGEVVRLAVPTVLNTISYTVMQFVDGVMVSRVGTEAFSAQLGGGISAFTTVCFFMGLLGCVSTFAAQNLGAGRPERAARYAWQGLWLGWGAAALLAVVAIPAAPHLFPLFGHAPEVTRQETLYYQILVGGAAFNLSARALGAWFVGMHRPAITLVAGVAANLVNVGANYVLIFGHFGFPAMGLAGAGLGTVAGFATEAAILGAVFLAGPMAREYATRRQWALARRELADLLRIGSPAGAMFVGDLLMWTIFMAGIIGRFGTEAIAATNILNRYWHLCFMPAFGVSAAVSAIVGRYCGARQPALAWRRAHAGLVLVETYMVACGIGIWLLREPLVRLFNAEADPVVQAIATQAVIFILICQAFDALSVIFIGALRGAGDTLWPGAMQLALAYGVGLSGASLVAYLKPEWGIFGPWSAASAYVIVLGLAMWGRFLSGRWRRMTVIAPPATVPEEASGLPPAV